The following nucleotide sequence is from Aspergillus nidulans FGSC A4 chromosome I.
TGGACACTTGCACGCCAGAGGATGTATGATGACACCTCCGTTGCAGCTCTGTGTGCTCTGTAGACGTCACCCTGAAACCACCTTCAGCTTGACCAAAACCCGCATATAAACCTCCCAACCATCCTCAATCCAACCTTAATTCGATATAATGCTCCGCTCTCTTTTCCAAGCAAAACCCTGCACCTCGATATCGAGATCTACAATCACGACAAAACTTTCCACAGCCTCGTTTCCCCTACCGACACCTTACCACCACATCCTCCGACCCGTCTCGACTGAAGCCAAAATGTCTGCCCAAACCAGCAACGACCACttcaagctggagaatctCTTTAgcgtcaagggcaaggttgcCCTTGTTACAGGCGGCGGCTCCGGAATCGGCCTGATGGCCACGCAGGCGCTCGCAAAGAACGGCGCAAAGGTCTATATCACCGGCCGCACAAGCGAGAAACTCAACCGTGTCGCGGAGCTATATAGCAAGAACATCGACGGGCAGATAATTCCGCTTACGGCAGACGTGACGGATAAGAGCTCGATCGAGAAATTGGTCGAGGAGATCTCGAGCAATGAAAAGGCCTTGGATATCCTGATCAACAACGCGGGCGTTAGCAGCGCAACGCAGGATACGGACAAGCAAACACCGGAGGACTTGCGCAAAGCactcttcgaggacgcaAGCAGTTCCATGGAGGAGTGGGATAAGACTTACCGCACGAACGTTGTGCAGTGTTTCTACACGACGACTGCCTTCCTCCCTCTGCTCCAGAAGGCCACTGATGCCCAGCGGGGCTGGTCCTCGACTGTCATCAATATCTCATCTATTTCTGGTATTGTCAAGGCCTCGCAGCACCATTTTGCTTACAATGCAAGCAAGGCGGCTACCATCCACCTGACCAAGATGTTGGCGCACGAGGTTGCGAGCTCGGGACTGAAGATTCGTATCAACAACATCGCTCCTGGTGTCTTTCCCAGTGAGATGACAGCGAGCGAGAGCgacgagaagcagaagtcTGCGCTTCCCAAAGAGAAGTATGAAGGGAAGGTCCCGGCTGGTCGACCGGGGAAGGATGAGGACATGGCCGCCACGGTGCTGTTTGCTGCTACGAACCAGTACTTGAATGGGCAGACGATCGTTGTCGATGGCGGGTATGTCTTGTCGACGGGGACGGTCTAAGGGCTTGATTCTATTGTATTATTATGTGAAATAATGACTTGCAATGACCAACGTGATAATCACAGCATGAAACGAGTCAGCTTCTCATGTCACACCCTTCTTTTCCTAATTTTCATGTTCCATATAACTTGTATAATTCCTCACAATTCCGTCATTTAGACCGGTTCTTGGTGGCCTACAATGTAAGACGCGAGCTTGTTAGCCTTGAGAATATGACCAGAGCAACGATGAGACCGTTATGGTTGAGGCTGCTATGTTTCATCCATCCTAGACCTTGGAGAGACCTCTGGGAAGGCATATCATCAATTCGATCTTGAACACCCTAGTGCAGAGTACGTATCTTTGACCAACGGGTACTGTCTAGCTTTACCAGCCATTGGAAACATTTCTTTCAACCGCATAAgtctcctgcttctcatcTAAAGCTCTGCTCCGTCATCCTCAGTGCACAAATGCCCTATAGTCCATCAAAATGAGAAAGTACATGACAGTCTCGGTAGAGCTCAATGTAATCCATCTACGTAGATGGAAGACTAAAACACACTGTCCGGTGCTTAAACTTAGGCTGCGAGATTTCAGTAGATAGAGTATCTTATTTGCCATGgtagaaaagaaacagaaaaacAAGTCTATTCGAGTCATAAGGAGGGAAATGAAGTACATCGGATCAAAGCAAACCAATAGAACCCAGTCTCAACTCATCCCAATATCAACCCTGATCTAGGGTCTTGGAGTCAGTCCGCACTGCTCCCGTCCAACCTGCGTCCAAGTGATGTCAACGCGGCCCAATTCGGCGGCGCGGCCACCTGTGAGGAGGTCCATGGCCTGCTGTCCGACGTTGAAGCCGCCAGGAGCAGTGTCGATGGCAGTCATTATAATCGAGTTGGTCTGGCCAGTTGCAGAGGTGTAAGTGATCTGGTAGCACGAGCCACAGTTGGGGCTGTTCCAGCCGGGAATGGTTGGTGCGCCGCCAATACGTGCGAATGTAGGCAGAGAGCCAAAAGTCGTGTACCCTTCAGTGATGAGGCCGTAATCGCCGTCCGAGCAGGCAACAGTAGTCAGAGAGGTGTCGGCAACGTCGTACTTGGTGTCGTAGGAAAGAGTAGATGTGCCGGAAGTCTGGCGGGCGACGAGCGGGTTTGAGGGAGCTGCGAgggccgcagcagcaaacgCGGGGAGGAGGGTTGCAAGCTTCATCTTGTGGTCTTGAGAGCTGGTTTGAGCGTTGAAAGCAGATGACGAGATTTGAGATATGGGCCTGTTTAAAAGAGGCGATGgatggtttggtttggtaGTGGTGGAGACTGATTGTATAGAAGTGAGGAACgatgcttgatgatgatggaggcAGAGGTCCTGGAAGACAGACGGTATTTATATCTCTTTTGTCACCGATTCGTACTACTTCTCGATCTTTCGTTCCCTCGGAGACAatccaagtccaagtccaagtccaCGGCAGTCAAACAGTCGGTCTCACGATGGCTCACAAAGTTGTGCATCTAGAGTACCCGCATTGTGGctggcagctgcagcctAACGGTACGACGTAGAAAGAATAGAAGCGCGGGTAAAACCCCAGCAATGGCAGATCACAGCGATCCGTACCGAGTGAGACACTATTGCTCGATCGATGGGTGATCTGCATGTCGGCTGACAGGCCGATAGAGGACAGACTGACACTGTCAGCTGCCAGTGAGACATGCTGGACTCTAGCCCTAGACAGCTACTGATTGGCGTGGGGAAGCTCTATTTTATTTTAAGGCGGCCAGGCTTATGGTATGTAAGACAGCACGTTGTTTACCATAGCGACGGTGAGGACTCGGGGCTGGACAGTTGGTACCAATACCGCCAATACTATTCTGGTATTCGACATATATCGGAAACGAACGTTACCTCGACGGTACCTCGACAGTACCTCGTACACAATACGGTA
It contains:
- a CDS encoding SDR family NAD(P)-dependent oxidoreductase (transcript_id=CADANIAT00006716), whose product is MSAQTSNDHFKLENLFSVKGKVALVTGGGSGIGLMATQALAKNGAKVYITGRTSEKLNRVAELYSKNIDGQIIPLTADVTDKSSIEKLVEEISSNEKALDILINNAGVSSATQDTDKQTPEDLRKALFEDASSSMEEWDKTYRTNVVQCFYTTTAFLPLLQKATDAQRGWSSTVINISSISGIVKASQHHFAYNASKAATIHLTKMLAHEVASSGLKIRINNIAPGVFPSEMTASESDEKQKSALPKEKYEGKVPAGRPGKDEDMAATVLFAATNQYLNGQTIVVDGGPVLGGLQYLGETSGKAYHQFDLEHPSAEYVSLTNGYCLALPAIGNISFNRISLLLLI
- the aspf13 gene encoding allergenic cerato-platanin Asp F13 (transcript_id=CADANIAT00006717), translating into MKLATLLPAFAAAALAAPSNPLVARQTSGTSTLSYDTKYDVADTSLTTVACSDGDYGLITEGYTTFGSLPTFARIGGAPTIPGWNSPNCGSCYQITYTSATGQTNSIIMTAIDTAPGGFNVGQQAMDLLTGGRAAELGRVDITWTQVGREQCGLTPRP